The following proteins are encoded in a genomic region of Paraburkholderia flagellata:
- a CDS encoding LysR family transcriptional regulator — MDSRYLQSFVYVVELGSIAEAARRLDLTPAAVAQRVKMLETELGIKLVRRSGRTVGTTEAGERIISRARAVLHEIRDLKSDLDDSSTLAGQLRLGGTPTMMTSLIPDVLAKLLTRHLQMDIYLEPGPSTELYRKVVNGHLDAAVLVRPLFELPKNCDWHTFREEPLVLLTAASMPVTDVHHTLQTQPFLRYDRNVVGGQLADAYLRQHCISPHQRCELDGLDALAVLTDRGLGVTLVPDWRMTPFAGLSLRKWPLPHPFPKRLVGLLWNRSSARVRLVHAFREMAIELLRGTEARKEQADPSSGQTQK; from the coding sequence ATGGACTCGCGCTATCTTCAGAGCTTTGTCTACGTCGTTGAACTCGGATCGATCGCAGAAGCTGCGCGTCGGCTCGATCTGACGCCGGCCGCCGTGGCCCAGCGCGTCAAGATGCTCGAAACTGAATTAGGAATAAAACTCGTGCGCCGCTCCGGCCGCACGGTCGGAACGACCGAGGCCGGCGAGCGTATTATCAGCCGCGCACGCGCCGTGCTTCATGAAATACGCGACCTGAAGTCCGATCTGGACGATTCGTCGACACTGGCCGGCCAATTGCGCCTCGGCGGTACGCCCACGATGATGACGAGTCTGATTCCTGACGTCCTCGCCAAACTGCTGACGCGTCACCTGCAAATGGATATCTATCTGGAACCCGGCCCTTCGACGGAGCTGTACCGCAAGGTAGTGAATGGCCATCTCGACGCCGCAGTCCTCGTGCGGCCGCTTTTCGAACTTCCCAAGAACTGTGACTGGCATACGTTCCGTGAGGAGCCGCTGGTGCTGTTGACGGCCGCGTCGATGCCGGTCACCGATGTACACCACACGCTGCAAACACAGCCATTTTTGCGCTACGACCGAAATGTCGTCGGGGGGCAGCTCGCCGACGCCTACTTGCGGCAGCACTGCATCTCGCCGCATCAGCGCTGTGAGCTCGACGGGTTGGATGCGCTCGCCGTACTGACCGATCGCGGGCTCGGGGTGACGCTCGTTCCCGATTGGCGCATGACCCCCTTTGCGGGCCTTTCGCTGAGAAAGTGGCCACTGCCCCATCCGTTCCCCAAACGGCTCGTTGGGCTGTTGTGGAACCGTTCATCTGCTCGCGTTCGGCTGGTCCATGCATTTCGCGAGATGGCCATTGAACTACTGCGTGGCACAGAGGCTCGGAAAGAGCAAGCCGATCCTTCCTCCGGCCAGACGCAAAAATAA
- a CDS encoding MFS transporter, whose translation MFVRTSIDHTFEATETDSLFRRVAWRFMPLLFIGYVIAYLDRVNVGFAKLQMVNALHFSEAAYGLGAGLFFVGYFFFEVPSNLLMHRLGARRWIARIMVTWGALSIATAFVHTATMFYVMRFVLGIAEAGFFPGMVLYLTYWFPSHRRGKMVALLMAGNPVSGLFGGPLSGYIMHALHGTLGFGGWQWLFIIEALPAIALGIVIFIFLDDRVADAHWLRPEEKRMIQDEINADASTHTHGSVRMVFTSLRVWLLCLILFGIVMGSYAIGFWQPTIIRGTGIRDPLTIGLLTMIPYSAALVAMIAAGRNADRTRERRLHVAIPAVVAAFGFVICAFNGDHALLSMIGLTLAAGGVVTALPMFWALPTSFLGGMGAAAGIALINCTGNLAGFISPAIIGWLKTVTHTLTSGLLVVAASLVLSAILILALIPARLVNK comes from the coding sequence ATGTTCGTCCGCACTTCTATTGACCACACGTTCGAAGCCACTGAAACTGACTCACTTTTCAGGCGCGTCGCGTGGCGATTCATGCCGCTGCTGTTCATCGGCTACGTGATCGCATATCTCGACCGCGTGAACGTGGGTTTCGCAAAGCTGCAGATGGTCAATGCGCTGCACTTCAGCGAAGCGGCGTATGGGCTCGGCGCTGGGCTTTTCTTCGTCGGTTACTTCTTTTTCGAGGTGCCTAGCAACCTGCTGATGCATCGGCTGGGCGCCCGGCGCTGGATCGCGCGCATCATGGTCACGTGGGGTGCGTTGTCGATCGCCACTGCTTTCGTCCATACGGCGACGATGTTTTACGTCATGCGCTTTGTGCTCGGCATTGCGGAAGCGGGCTTCTTCCCCGGCATGGTTCTTTACCTGACCTACTGGTTTCCCTCCCACCGGCGGGGCAAGATGGTCGCGCTGCTGATGGCCGGCAATCCTGTCTCTGGACTGTTTGGAGGGCCGCTTTCCGGCTACATCATGCACGCGCTGCACGGTACGCTGGGCTTTGGCGGATGGCAGTGGCTCTTCATCATCGAAGCCTTACCCGCTATCGCGCTCGGCATTGTGATCTTTATCTTTCTTGACGACCGTGTTGCCGACGCGCATTGGCTCCGCCCCGAAGAAAAGCGCATGATTCAGGATGAGATCAATGCGGACGCATCGACGCACACGCACGGTTCGGTGCGGATGGTCTTCACCTCGTTGCGCGTCTGGCTGCTGTGTCTGATTCTCTTTGGCATTGTAATGGGTTCTTACGCTATCGGCTTCTGGCAGCCGACGATCATTCGAGGCACCGGTATTCGCGATCCGCTGACGATCGGTTTGCTCACGATGATTCCGTACTCGGCAGCCCTGGTTGCGATGATCGCAGCCGGCCGGAACGCGGACCGCACGCGCGAGCGCCGACTGCACGTTGCAATACCGGCCGTTGTCGCGGCGTTCGGCTTCGTGATATGCGCGTTCAACGGCGACCATGCGCTGCTGTCGATGATCGGCCTCACGCTTGCCGCAGGCGGCGTGGTGACGGCGCTGCCGATGTTCTGGGCCCTCCCCACCTCATTCCTCGGCGGCATGGGAGCGGCAGCCGGTATCGCACTGATCAACTGCACGGGCAATCTCGCCGGGTTCATCAGCCCGGCCATTATCGGATGGCTGAAGACCGTGACGCATACGTTGACGTCAGGGCTACTGGTTGTCGCGGCTTCGCTGGTGCTATCTGCGATACTGATTCTCGCGTTGATTCCCGCGCGCCTGGTCAACAAATGA
- a CDS encoding dihydrodipicolinate synthase family protein yields the protein MTRLFDESAKGVYVLAVTPFTDDGTLDLASTDRMVDFYLEVGATGLTILGILGEATKLTALESRTFVKRVLDKVAGRVPVVVGASAAGFAPMRELASGVMELGASGVMVAPASTLRTDEQIVAYFDMVTSTLGASCPWVLQDHPTSTGVQMSTSVVLRIMKNSPTCVMLKHEDSPGLAKLSAIRAASDKGDVRRVSILTGNGGGLFLPEELSRGADGAMTGFAYPEMMVGVCTAHASGDVERAHDIFDAYLPLARYEQQSNIGLAVRKHLMAQRGVIASPTLRMPGPRLSAADIADVERLVTRQTKRLRELN from the coding sequence GTGACCAGGCTATTTGATGAAAGCGCGAAAGGCGTATATGTGCTTGCGGTGACACCATTTACCGACGACGGCACGCTCGATCTGGCAAGCACGGATCGCATGGTGGACTTCTATCTGGAAGTCGGCGCGACGGGGCTCACGATCCTCGGCATTCTGGGCGAGGCAACGAAGCTTACGGCGCTGGAATCGCGCACATTCGTCAAGCGCGTGCTGGACAAGGTGGCAGGGCGGGTGCCTGTCGTGGTCGGAGCGTCGGCAGCGGGATTTGCGCCCATGCGTGAGCTGGCGTCAGGCGTAATGGAGTTGGGCGCCTCCGGGGTCATGGTGGCGCCCGCGTCGACCTTGCGCACCGACGAGCAGATCGTCGCTTATTTCGACATGGTGACTTCAACACTTGGCGCCAGTTGTCCGTGGGTCCTGCAAGATCATCCCACGTCGACGGGCGTGCAAATGTCCACTTCGGTAGTACTGCGGATCATGAAGAATTCGCCAACCTGCGTGATGCTGAAGCATGAGGACTCGCCGGGACTGGCGAAGCTGTCCGCCATCCGTGCAGCAAGCGATAAAGGTGATGTCAGACGGGTTTCGATCTTGACCGGCAACGGTGGCGGGTTGTTCCTGCCGGAGGAGCTTTCACGCGGCGCAGACGGCGCGATGACCGGGTTCGCCTATCCCGAGATGATGGTGGGTGTGTGCACGGCTCATGCGAGCGGCGACGTCGAGCGGGCGCATGACATTTTCGACGCCTATTTACCGCTTGCCCGATATGAGCAGCAGTCGAACATCGGTCTCGCAGTGAGGAAGCATTTAATGGCGCAACGCGGCGTGATCGCCTCGCCGACGTTGCGCATGCCTGGTCCCCGCCTGTCCGCCGCTGATATCGCCGACGTTGAGCGTCTGGTGACGCGTCAAACGAAGCGGCTGCGGGAGCTGAATTGA
- a CDS encoding UxaA family hydrolase gives MNNPSDKVIDGPVIRLHPDDNVVIARTDVAIGTKLGTTQLFCRSQVPAGYKIASALIAAGEPIRKYNVVVGFAAMDIAPGTLVHTHNTTFREFERDYAHASEYRALEMVPAAQRASFEGYVRANGEVGTRNFIGILSTVNCSATVAHKIAAWFTPERLADYPNIDGVVAFTHGSGCGMEMSGEPMALLRRTMAGYARHANLAAALIVGLGCERNQLAGLMADEALNADERLHTFVMQESGGTRKTIAAGIEAVLALLPEANRVKRQTVAAEHLKIGLQCGGSDGFSSITANPALGAAMDLLTRHGGTAILSETPEIYGVEHTLTRRAASREIGEKLIERVRWWKEEYSVGRDVQINGNVSPGNQMGGLANIFEKSLGSSMKGGTGPLMEVYRYAEPVRAKGLVFMDTPGFDPVSATGQIAGGANLIAFTTGRGSMFGAKPVPSLKLATNTPMYKRLTEDMDLNCGAILDGEATIESMGRTIFDALLRVASGERTRSELLGLGDHEFVPWQIGIMS, from the coding sequence GTGAATAATCCATCCGACAAGGTGATTGATGGTCCTGTAATTCGCCTTCATCCCGACGACAATGTGGTGATTGCCCGCACCGACGTTGCGATCGGAACGAAGCTGGGGACCACGCAACTGTTCTGCCGCAGTCAGGTGCCGGCGGGGTACAAGATTGCATCCGCGCTGATTGCTGCCGGAGAGCCGATCCGCAAATACAACGTCGTCGTCGGATTCGCGGCAATGGACATCGCGCCAGGCACGCTCGTGCATACCCACAACACGACGTTCCGCGAATTCGAGCGTGACTACGCCCATGCGAGCGAATACCGGGCGCTGGAAATGGTGCCTGCAGCGCAACGCGCGAGCTTCGAAGGATACGTGCGCGCAAACGGAGAAGTCGGCACGCGCAACTTCATCGGCATTCTGTCGACCGTCAATTGTTCGGCGACGGTCGCACACAAGATCGCGGCCTGGTTTACCCCGGAGCGGCTAGCTGACTACCCGAACATCGACGGCGTCGTAGCGTTCACGCACGGCTCAGGATGCGGCATGGAAATGAGCGGCGAGCCGATGGCATTGTTGCGCCGGACGATGGCCGGCTACGCGCGCCACGCAAATCTGGCGGCTGCGTTGATAGTGGGTCTCGGCTGCGAGCGCAACCAGCTTGCGGGGCTCATGGCTGACGAAGCGTTGAATGCGGACGAACGGTTGCACACGTTCGTCATGCAGGAAAGCGGCGGTACGCGCAAGACGATCGCGGCAGGCATCGAAGCGGTGCTTGCCCTCTTGCCGGAAGCAAACCGCGTCAAGCGTCAGACGGTGGCCGCAGAACATCTCAAGATAGGCTTGCAGTGCGGCGGTTCAGACGGCTTTTCGTCGATCACCGCGAACCCGGCGCTTGGTGCGGCAATGGACTTGCTGACGCGCCATGGCGGCACGGCGATTCTCTCGGAGACACCGGAGATCTACGGCGTCGAGCATACGCTCACACGCCGCGCGGCCAGCCGCGAAATCGGTGAGAAGCTGATCGAGCGGGTGCGCTGGTGGAAAGAAGAGTATTCGGTCGGCCGCGACGTACAGATCAACGGCAACGTGAGTCCTGGCAATCAGATGGGCGGCCTCGCAAACATCTTCGAGAAGTCGCTGGGCTCGTCGATGAAGGGGGGCACAGGTCCTTTGATGGAAGTGTACCGATATGCGGAGCCCGTGCGCGCGAAGGGTCTGGTCTTCATGGACACACCCGGATTCGATCCCGTCTCCGCGACAGGCCAGATCGCCGGCGGTGCGAATCTGATCGCGTTCACCACCGGGCGCGGATCGATGTTCGGCGCGAAGCCGGTGCCATCGCTCAAGCTTGCAACGAATACCCCGATGTACAAACGGCTCACTGAAGACATGGACCTGAATTGTGGCGCCATACTCGACGGCGAGGCCACGATCGAGTCCATGGGGCGCACGATCTTCGACGCGCTGCTGCGTGTTGCTTCGGGTGAGCGCACGCGTAGCGAACTGCTGGGTCTAGGGGATCACGAATTTGTCCCTTGGCAGATCGGCATCATGAGTTGA
- a CDS encoding ribonuclease activity regulator RraA, with protein sequence MSVDQEIIDTLSGVTTATLTTLLLKKGLRNVWIRGARPIKEGLPRIVGRAFTLRFVPAREDLATPESWSSPRSTRAAIEAMPEGCVAVVDAMGVTDAGIFGDILCARMQKRGVAALVTDGVVRDVGGVLATQLPVWSRGAAAPPSVAGLTFANWQEPVACGGVAVFPNDLIVVDADGAVVIPAALVDEIVATAPEQERLEGWIMEQVEQGASLPGLYPPNEENKARYEAAKRRQS encoded by the coding sequence ATGTCAGTTGATCAAGAAATTATCGATACCTTGTCGGGCGTCACGACGGCGACGCTGACCACGCTGCTGCTGAAAAAGGGCCTGCGCAACGTGTGGATTCGAGGGGCACGGCCAATCAAGGAAGGCTTGCCGCGGATTGTCGGGCGCGCTTTCACGCTGCGCTTCGTACCTGCCCGGGAAGATCTCGCCACGCCGGAATCCTGGTCTTCGCCGCGCTCGACTCGTGCTGCCATCGAAGCCATGCCCGAAGGATGCGTGGCGGTGGTGGACGCGATGGGTGTGACGGACGCCGGGATCTTCGGCGACATTCTCTGCGCGCGCATGCAAAAGCGCGGCGTTGCGGCGCTCGTGACGGATGGCGTCGTGCGCGACGTCGGTGGCGTGCTCGCGACTCAACTGCCCGTCTGGAGCCGTGGCGCGGCCGCACCCCCGTCGGTCGCGGGTCTGACTTTCGCCAACTGGCAGGAGCCTGTTGCCTGCGGCGGCGTCGCGGTGTTCCCCAACGACCTGATCGTCGTCGATGCAGACGGCGCGGTGGTGATCCCTGCTGCGCTTGTCGACGAGATCGTCGCCACTGCACCGGAACAGGAGCGGCTCGAAGGGTGGATCATGGAGCAAGTGGAGCAGGGCGCATCTTTGCCGGGGCTTTATCCGCCAAACGAGGAAAACAAGGCGCGTTACGAAGCTGCAAAACGACGTCAGTCATAA
- a CDS encoding SDR family oxidoreductase: MDLGLRNKTALVMGAGGGLGQAIAVSLAREGANIVLADVDEAALQRSAQRVEEAGARALSLQWDLGDLAAIEKHVTSIEAHFGGVDVLVNNTGGPPPTTASGQPADAWQKYFGLMVLSVIAITDRVLPGMRERKWGRVITSASSGVIAPIPNLGMSNALRMSLVGWSKTLAREVARDGVTANVVVPGRVATDRIRFLDESKAKREGRSVEAVAAESTSSIPAGRYGEPKEYADVVTFLASERASYMTGGVVRVDGGLIASI; this comes from the coding sequence ATGGATCTGGGTTTGCGTAACAAGACCGCGCTGGTGATGGGCGCAGGCGGTGGTTTGGGACAAGCGATTGCGGTATCGCTCGCGCGTGAAGGGGCGAACATCGTTCTCGCGGACGTTGACGAGGCCGCGTTGCAGCGCTCGGCACAGCGCGTTGAAGAAGCCGGTGCGCGTGCGTTGTCACTGCAATGGGATCTCGGCGACCTGGCGGCAATCGAGAAGCACGTCACCTCGATTGAAGCCCACTTCGGAGGCGTCGATGTACTTGTCAACAATACGGGTGGCCCTCCGCCGACGACAGCGTCGGGGCAACCTGCCGACGCCTGGCAAAAATACTTTGGCTTGATGGTGCTCTCGGTGATTGCGATCACGGACAGAGTGCTTCCGGGAATGCGCGAGCGCAAGTGGGGACGCGTCATCACTAGCGCGTCATCGGGCGTTATTGCCCCGATTCCGAATCTCGGCATGTCCAATGCCTTGCGCATGTCGCTCGTCGGCTGGTCGAAGACGCTGGCGCGAGAGGTCGCACGTGATGGCGTTACCGCGAATGTCGTCGTGCCCGGGCGTGTGGCGACCGATCGCATTCGTTTCCTCGATGAATCGAAGGCTAAACGGGAAGGCCGGTCGGTCGAGGCAGTTGCGGCTGAGAGCACATCGTCGATTCCTGCCGGGCGATATGGCGAGCCGAAGGAGTACGCAGACGTCGTTACGTTCCTTGCGAGCGAACGCGCGTCGTACATGACCGGGGGCGTCGTTCGCGTAGACGGCGGCCTGATCGCGAGTATTTGA
- a CDS encoding MFS transporter: MRGRYRYTVAGLLFAAGMINYMDRAALGVVAPIISKDLSLSPSQLGVIFSSFFFGYSIFSFVGGHLADRFGPTRVFSWAMGAWSVLCGMTVAATGFVSLFILRALFGFGEGPMNSTTNRAITNWFPREETATMIGFTFSGQTFGNAVAGPLVGLVAVAFGWRVSFVIVALLGLLWIAVWRLFVTDTPAQNRRVDVHERELIERSRNAAHPAEEGDDGLPLRAYLVRPSTLALGVGLFAVNYTLFIFISWLPSYFTNALHLDLTQMSLMTAIPWACGAIGYFGGGLAADVLFRRMDNKLLARKIAAVLPLALSGLAMLAVSFVSSTAPAVALVAAAVLFLTASSQAVWAVVHELVPSRHLGGVSGFVHLMANISGIVGPTVTGLAVEYFGGYSTGFALGATIDLIGVLAMTFVVRSRTGVRPAASGATM, from the coding sequence ATGCGTGGCAGGTATCGATATACCGTGGCCGGACTGCTGTTCGCCGCGGGCATGATCAACTACATGGACCGGGCGGCGCTGGGCGTGGTCGCGCCGATCATCAGCAAAGACCTGAGCCTGTCGCCGTCGCAGCTTGGCGTGATTTTCAGCAGCTTTTTCTTCGGCTACTCGATTTTTTCGTTCGTCGGCGGCCATCTCGCGGACAGGTTTGGACCGACACGCGTGTTTTCGTGGGCGATGGGGGCGTGGTCGGTGCTATGCGGCATGACCGTGGCGGCGACGGGTTTCGTCTCCCTGTTCATCCTGCGAGCGCTCTTCGGGTTTGGCGAGGGCCCGATGAATTCGACCACGAACCGCGCGATCACGAACTGGTTTCCGCGAGAAGAGACCGCAACCATGATCGGTTTTACGTTCTCCGGGCAAACCTTCGGCAATGCGGTGGCGGGGCCGCTGGTCGGGCTCGTGGCCGTCGCCTTCGGCTGGCGCGTGTCGTTCGTGATTGTCGCGCTGCTGGGATTGCTGTGGATCGCGGTCTGGCGGTTGTTCGTGACCGACACACCTGCGCAGAACCGGCGTGTGGACGTGCACGAGCGCGAACTCATCGAGCGCAGCCGCAACGCGGCTCATCCCGCCGAAGAGGGCGACGACGGCTTGCCGCTGCGTGCCTACCTGGTTCGGCCGAGCACGCTCGCACTAGGCGTTGGTCTCTTCGCAGTGAACTACACGCTCTTCATCTTCATATCCTGGCTGCCGAGCTACTTCACGAACGCGCTGCATCTCGACCTGACGCAGATGAGCCTGATGACGGCGATTCCCTGGGCGTGTGGCGCGATCGGCTATTTCGGTGGCGGGCTCGCGGCCGACGTGCTGTTCCGGCGAATGGACAACAAGTTGCTCGCGCGAAAGATCGCAGCGGTTTTGCCGCTCGCGCTCTCCGGCCTCGCGATGCTGGCGGTGAGCTTCGTCAGCTCCACGGCGCCCGCCGTTGCACTGGTCGCGGCCGCGGTGCTGTTTCTTACGGCTTCGTCACAGGCGGTGTGGGCTGTGGTCCACGAGCTTGTTCCGAGCCGGCATCTCGGCGGCGTCAGTGGCTTCGTGCATCTGATGGCGAATATCTCGGGAATCGTCGGTCCGACGGTCACGGGCCTCGCGGTCGAATATTTTGGCGGTTATAGCACCGGATTCGCACTGGGCGCGACGATCGATCTGATCGGCGTGCTCGCCATGACGTTCGTGGTGCGTAGCCGCACCGGCGTGCGCCCGGCGGCCTCGGGCGCAACGATGTAA
- a CDS encoding 2-hydroxyacid dehydrogenase — MRKRVVLYRPVPADVLESLRARFDVTAFDEVNEANRPQFVQALGSAHGIMGNTLKITAELLDAAPELEVASTISAGYDAFDVEALTRRGVVLTNTPDEVTETTADLVFALLLSSARRVVELANWARAGEWRGSVSEHYFGMDVHGRTLGIVGLGRIGEAVARRAAQGFGMRILYTKRQPNPHAESAWAAQRCELDTLLAESDFVCAMVPLSSETHHLIGARELGLMKRDAILINASRGPVVDETALIAALESGQIRGAGLDVFEREPLPADSPLYSLPNVVALPHIGSATRATREAMARRAAENLIAALEGRTVSTIVNPQVMEFRRARGVCV, encoded by the coding sequence ATGAGAAAGCGTGTTGTGCTGTATCGGCCGGTGCCCGCGGACGTACTCGAAAGTTTGCGAGCGCGCTTCGACGTGACCGCATTCGATGAGGTGAACGAAGCGAATCGACCGCAGTTTGTTCAAGCGCTGGGCTCGGCGCACGGCATCATGGGCAACACCCTGAAAATCACCGCCGAGCTGCTGGACGCGGCGCCTGAACTGGAAGTAGCCTCGACAATTTCCGCGGGCTACGACGCCTTCGACGTCGAAGCGCTCACGCGCCGGGGCGTCGTGCTCACGAACACACCTGACGAGGTGACGGAAACCACGGCCGATCTCGTGTTTGCGTTGCTGCTTTCGAGCGCGCGCCGCGTGGTCGAACTCGCGAACTGGGCACGCGCAGGCGAGTGGCGCGGCAGTGTGAGCGAGCACTACTTTGGCATGGACGTGCATGGACGCACGCTCGGCATCGTGGGGCTCGGCCGTATCGGCGAGGCTGTGGCCCGGCGGGCCGCCCAGGGTTTTGGCATGCGTATTCTCTACACGAAGCGGCAGCCTAACCCGCATGCGGAGTCGGCCTGGGCAGCGCAACGCTGCGAACTCGACACGCTGCTGGCGGAATCCGACTTCGTTTGCGCGATGGTGCCGCTGTCGAGCGAAACCCATCATCTGATCGGCGCGCGCGAACTCGGACTGATGAAGCGCGACGCGATCCTGATCAATGCATCGCGAGGTCCGGTCGTCGACGAGACCGCGCTCATCGCTGCGCTGGAGTCGGGGCAAATACGCGGCGCCGGGCTTGACGTGTTTGAGCGCGAGCCACTGCCGGCAGATTCGCCGCTCTATTCACTGCCGAACGTCGTTGCGCTCCCTCATATCGGCTCCGCGACCCGGGCCACGCGCGAAGCCATGGCGCGGCGCGCCGCGGAGAACCTGATCGCGGCGCTGGAGGGGCGCACCGTGTCGACGATCGTCAATCCGCAGGTTATGGAATTTCGGCGCGCGCGAGGTGTTTGCGTGTGA
- a CDS encoding IlvD/Edd family dehydratase produces the protein MDKKSEQSGLKKGLTNYGDEGFSLFLRKAFIKGAGYTDDALSRPIVGIANTGSGYNPCHGNAPQLIEAVKRGVMLAGGLPIEFPTISIAESFSHPTSMYLRNLMSMDTEEMIRAQPMDAVVLIGGCDKTVPAQLMGAAAAGVPAIQLVTGAMLTGSHRGERVGACTDCRRFWARFRGEEIEAHEIDEVNNQLVPTVGTCSVMGTASTMACIAEALGIMLPGGASAPAVTADRIRIAERTGATAVAMIGQQLTPERILTPDAFENALRVLLAIGGSTNGIIHLTAIAGRLGVQIDLGEVDRMARETPVLVDLKPSGKHYMEDLHKAGGLTTVLRELRPLLHLDTLTVTGRTLGEELDAAPASFAQEVVRSFDKPIYPQGGVAVLHGNLAPGGAIIKQSAANPVLMEHEARAVVFENAEDLARRIDDPELDVEADDVLVLKGIGPIGAPGMPEAGYIPIPKKLAKLGVKDMVRVSDGRMSGTAAGTIVLHVTPESAIGGPLALVQNGDRIRLSVANRSIDVLVSEEELARRAQKLAPRTQDPAARGYRKLFLTSITQADQGCDFDFLAAAEMTAKVPKPRG, from the coding sequence ATGGACAAGAAATCAGAGCAATCAGGACTGAAGAAAGGGCTCACCAACTACGGTGACGAAGGCTTTTCGCTGTTCTTGCGCAAGGCCTTCATCAAAGGGGCGGGCTACACCGACGACGCGCTGTCGCGGCCTATCGTCGGCATCGCGAACACAGGCAGCGGCTATAACCCGTGCCACGGCAACGCACCGCAACTGATCGAGGCGGTCAAACGCGGCGTGATGCTCGCGGGCGGCCTGCCCATCGAGTTTCCGACGATCTCGATCGCGGAGAGCTTCTCCCACCCGACGAGCATGTATCTGCGCAATCTGATGTCGATGGACACCGAAGAGATGATCCGCGCGCAGCCAATGGACGCGGTCGTGCTGATCGGCGGCTGCGACAAGACGGTGCCGGCGCAACTGATGGGCGCAGCGGCGGCCGGTGTGCCGGCGATCCAGCTCGTCACGGGCGCGATGCTCACTGGCTCTCACCGCGGCGAACGCGTGGGCGCCTGCACCGATTGCCGCCGGTTCTGGGCGAGATTCCGCGGCGAGGAAATCGAGGCGCACGAAATCGACGAAGTGAACAACCAGCTCGTCCCGACGGTCGGCACCTGCTCGGTCATGGGCACAGCGAGCACGATGGCCTGCATTGCCGAGGCGCTTGGCATCATGCTGCCGGGCGGCGCGAGCGCCCCCGCCGTCACGGCGGACCGCATCCGCATCGCGGAGCGCACCGGCGCGACAGCGGTCGCCATGATCGGGCAGCAGCTCACACCCGAGCGCATCCTCACGCCAGACGCGTTCGAAAACGCGCTGCGCGTGCTGCTCGCAATCGGCGGGTCGACCAACGGCATCATCCATCTCACGGCGATTGCCGGGCGGCTAGGCGTGCAGATCGATCTCGGCGAAGTCGACCGCATGGCCCGCGAAACGCCGGTGCTCGTCGATCTGAAGCCATCGGGCAAGCACTACATGGAAGACCTGCACAAGGCCGGTGGTCTCACTACGGTGCTGCGCGAACTCAGGCCGCTCCTGCATCTGGACACCCTGACGGTCACCGGCAGAACGCTTGGCGAAGAACTCGATGCGGCGCCTGCAAGCTTCGCCCAGGAGGTGGTGCGCTCATTCGACAAGCCGATTTATCCGCAAGGCGGCGTTGCCGTGCTGCACGGCAACCTGGCGCCGGGCGGCGCGATCATCAAGCAGTCGGCGGCCAATCCCGTGTTGATGGAGCACGAGGCGCGCGCCGTGGTATTCGAGAACGCGGAGGACCTCGCCCGGCGCATCGACGATCCCGAACTCGATGTCGAGGCCGACGACGTGCTCGTGCTCAAGGGAATCGGCCCGATTGGCGCGCCGGGCATGCCGGAAGCGGGCTACATTCCGATCCCGAAGAAGCTGGCGAAGCTCGGCGTCAAGGACATGGTGCGCGTGTCGGACGGCCGCATGAGCGGCACGGCGGCAGGCACGATCGTGCTGCACGTGACGCCCGAGTCCGCGATCGGCGGCCCGCTTGCACTCGTACAGAACGGCGACCGGATTCGCCTGAGCGTCGCGAATCGCTCGATCGATGTGCTCGTGAGCGAGGAGGAACTCGCGCGGCGCGCGCAGAAACTGGCGCCCCGCACGCAGGATCCGGCGGCGCGCGGCTACCGCAAACTGTTCCTCACCTCGATTACGCAAGCGGACCAGGGCTGCGACTTCGACTTCCTCGCGGCCGCGGAAATGACAGCGAAAGTGCCGAAGCCACGAGGTTGA